In Populus alba chromosome 4, ASM523922v2, whole genome shotgun sequence, the genomic window AAAGGAAgtaaaaatgaaagtttttttttcccttaccaAATTAAGTTATCGGGACAAACTATAGATGACAAAATTGAGCTAACAAACTATTTCAACCAGGCATTCTTAAAAATCATGTCTTCCTGtgtgttttctttgtttgtttctttgaaaATCTATATCTACATGATTAGAACTTGGATTTCTTAAAAATTtggtgtttatattttttttaatatcctgATTAGGCATTAtcgattttttatatatgattttctttgttgataACCTTACCACTTATAGTTGATTCGATAATTATTGATGTTAATGTTGTTGAAGAGAATTTATCGAGGAAAATTAAGATGAAGGAGCTTCTATTGAAtatgagtattttttattattattgtttaaagttaaatttttgGTATGTTTAAAAATGTCTTAATGTTGCGAAATCTAATTATCTCCCccataaaatcttatttatgtgtttttgtgagactttttttttatatatagatttctttccttttttggcATAATGATTTTTCCTCACTCTAACAAATTAACAAATGATGATTTATATAGAAGTGATGTGCAAAATAATAGAATATCAAAGGTAATATGATTCAACGAGGAGATTGGAGTCATGGGAGACACaagttaataaataaacaaataactaCGATGatttaccatatatatatatatatatatagaacacgTAAAGCTGCTCCTTCTCTAAATTTACATCCaaaatcatggaaaaaaattatttataaagtatTCCTTAAGATTTATTATATGCATAATCATGATGGGTTAAGTCATTGTCAAGGGCTACACTAAGCTAATTTATCATTCAAAGGGAATGCCAATATACcaagataaattgaaaagaaatccaTGTTCCTAATATATAGTCaaaagattgaaaaatcaagaattaaattgtGTTTAACCGATGGTTTACAAGGTATTTAAACTTATatgaacatgaaattaaaaaaaaaaaaaaagggcatcgATAAAGtcttatatataaatcaatgcACAACtccaataatataataaagaacCTATAAATACAAAGGGCGATTGGACTGATTTTCTGTTTGGGAGAAGAATAGAAATGAATTTATCTTAACTTCATTTTTCTATCACTTAAATCAAGCTTCTCCTCGTATGATCTCACACCCTCCATCTTCAACATTTCCAACAAGAAATCATTCCATGTATCAATTGGGCCAGGCAAGCACCAATGCACACAATCATTGTACAAGGTCACGTTCTCATGAGGCCAATGCCCATATATGCTAGGGTGACCATCTGGCCTCAACAACATAGCTTGTGTCGTGTCTAATAACCTAAATCTCAAACCCCTCTTTTTCCCTTCCTTCTCAGCAAGCTTAAACTCCTCCAATTGTGTCATGTAAAGCTCGAAATTTACACCCTCCAAACTCGTCTCGTTGCTTCTAAAAGGCCTTCTTCTCACACAATCCCCACCCTTATTCCATTCCCCATTCTCGAAGTGAGATGGTGCAAATGTCCTAAGAAATGTTATACCCTTGTAATTTTCTAGGCTATTAAGGGCTCTAAAAGCTGTCCTAAACGCTTTTCTGTACCCAAAATACATAGGCAAATCTGTCACATTTTCTAGGAGGCAAAATCGACAACCAACTACTTGGCGATTTTCATAATAAACGCTTGGACGATAGAACCAATGCCCTGCATTGATGATCACATAATCAAACTCCTCGATTTGGGCTGTCCATCCTTCATCAAACTCATCGAGGTAGAGATTGAAGAGGCCAGTGTGAGTCGGTCCATAGGCATCTGTCTCCTCAGCCTTGACTAAATGCGGTGTCCAAAACGTTGCGAGGGTGAAATTGTATGACGGATACCTCCACCGTTTGAAGTGTTCATCTGGTGTATATGAAACATCAATGGGATACTCCACCTGAAATAAATCAGTAGAGACTaccatcaaataaataattaagaaaaataattggcaTGAGATGACCACTAGGGCTCTTGAGGCAAAATTATTGGGGCAATCTTAATGCAATCTTAATCTAGATagcttttttaaatgaaatatatataaaatagcacATCGATCACTATGGCAGGTACAAAGTTCAGTAGCCACTAGATAGATCATATATCCAGATAATTATcaagtatttatttaattaatttttttgaaaatgacctAATTGGCCCACATTGATAATCTATCTAAGATTACGAGGAGCTTCTCGTTACCAAGTCAAACTTGGATTCATGTTCTAAATAGTAGGTCTAATTTTGAGTGTAATAAGATGATGATTTAGTGTGCTAATCATAATTAACACATCCACTTCATGAAGATTGGTTGGATGTCAAGTTATCTCTTTCGTGATCTTTAATGTCTCGAATAGAAAGATAGAGACCTCTAAGCTATTCTTTATTCTAATAACAAGGCATCTGAGGTTACTTGTTTTCAACAAAGAATTATACTAATCAAACACAAAGTACTGAGGGTTAAAGCAAGAACCcttctgaaaaagaaaattcctTCTACAAGTAAGTTCGATGACGCTTCATCGAGACACATTCACCCTTCGATGGTTCCTTGAAAGAGGAAATTGGAGGAGTAAATTTAAAATGGTAAGCAAACAAAACCAAGCTACTAGCCATTGGTTTACTTGATTTCTCAAGTACTATATCACGCCACCCAGCCCACAGtgtgtttttctcttgattCTATATTATAATGAGTTGATGGTCACTTTCTTGGCTAAAACTGGCTGAAGGACGGCTCTTGTAGGCAAATTATTAGATTACGTGAGAGCTTAAGTCTCCAAGGGCAAGACTAGCTTACTTAAAAACCTATTTCCTTCTCCCTTTCTGTacaatgtttataataaaatgaactccaataatctttaattttttatatacaaaaagcatgattaatttattaagggACAttaggttgccgaaattcaagaGATATGATGTGTTGGGGCCTAGAGGCATCCTTTTTACCAAATCTTTGATACATAATGCCTTAGGTCAACTAACTCGTTGGTAATTCAAACATGATTAGTTAAACTGAACTGTGTCTAACTTTTTATTGACACAACGTAAGTAGTtaatttgttctattttttcttcGAATCACCACTTCCAATAAAATGTAATCTCTTGTACTAACCA contains:
- the LOC118056053 gene encoding protein trichome birefringence-like 19; amino-acid sequence: MKVYAMNQLPFGSKHHALRKSTPTIALTVTFTLVLFTVFPLCYPLLGYPLYLLKSFSKSQISISSYVAVKYGSIYENESEQKCDIFTGEWIPNPHAPYYTNTTCWAIHEHQNCMKYGRPDTGFMKWRWRPDGCELPVFNPAQFLEIVRGKSMAFVGDSVGRNQMQSLICLLSRVEYPIDVSYTPDEHFKRWRYPSYNFTLATFWTPHLVKAEETDAYGPTHTGLFNLYLDEFDEGWTAQIEEFDYVIINAGHWFYRPSVYYENRQVVGCRFCLLENVTDLPMYFGYRKAFRTAFRALNSLENYKGITFLRTFAPSHFENGEWNKGGDCVRRRPFRSNETSLEGVNFELYMTQLEEFKLAEKEGKKRGLRFRLLDTTQAMLLRPDGHPSIYGHWPHENVTLYNDCVHWCLPGPIDTWNDFLLEMLKMEGVRSYEEKLDLSDRKMKLR